The Chroicocephalus ridibundus chromosome 2, bChrRid1.1, whole genome shotgun sequence genome includes a region encoding these proteins:
- the CCDC201 gene encoding coiled-coil domain-containing protein 201: protein MSEEEDSFLNVKRSLKKRMVKHSTPVDSMLSRTMPSLTDLTNRSIKDQDASERVYGSPVPKSNLSRTLAQVSLVSVEAYIPHASPKRLSTVFDSQELNREISQSSPAVFSRRRLSTVLASDESNEEPSDKPSDKADTNMETQASTKASEKDAVNPRSGPSWLVTGIPGIKDVPIVRTRKKKTDKALVRKKQREWLLRQLKNIEEATEHELTIEEA from the exons ATGTCAGAGGAAGAAGATTCTTTTCTGAATGTTAAAAGATCTCTGAAAAAGAGAATGGTGAAACACAGCACTCCAGTGGACTCAATGCTTTCAAGAACAATGCCATCTCTTACAGATCTAACAAATCGGTCAATCAAGGACCAAGACGCCAGTGAGAGAGTTTATGGATCTCCAGTGCCAAAATCAAATCTAAGTAGAACATTAGCTCAAGTATCATTAGTAAGTGTTGAAGCATACATCCCTCACGCGTCCCCAAAAAGGCTTTCAACGGTGTTTGATTCACAAGAATTAAACAGAGAGATAAGCCAAAGCTCTCCGGCTGTGTTTTCTAGAAGGAGGCTTTCCACAGTGTTGGCCTCTGATGAATCAAATGAAGAGCCAAGTGACAAGCCAAGTGACAAGGCTGACACAAACATGGAAACTCAAGCTTCTACCAAAGCATCTGAGAAGGATGCAGTAAATCCCAGGAGCGGCCCTTCATGGCTTGTTACTGGAATACCAGGGATAAAAGATGTCCCAATAGTAAgaaccagaaagaagaaaactgacaAAGCTCTTGTG agaaagaaacaaagagaatggcTGCTTCGTCAACTTAAAAACATTGAGGAAGCAACTGAACACGAACTGACAATTGAAGAAGCTTGA